CCAACAACAGTATTCAGTTTTGATTAGTTTGGGTTGTTACAACAGCACAGATCCTTCATTATCTGCCGTTTGTCTTTCTAAAGCAGATCTCTCTCTCTACATCATGTATTAGCATTATTCACTCTCTCACACTGACACACAGTTCAGATTTATTACCATTATTGATGCAAGCTGTAAAGCTGAATGAACAAACTCTCTCTGTTTAATGTAGACCTTCATGATTTGAATGCTAGCTGCTGTTTCAGATTGACTCTGATCGTAGCCTTGTCCTGTGACTGAATAAACCTGTGCCTACGTCAGATTTCTGTTGATGTGACTCCATCATCTCTTGCTCTGAATCACTAATCATAATTAAATCAGCGTCTAGTGATTTAGAGGTATTTGTTCACGTGTCATTCACCTAATTTATATTACACTTGTTTCTAAAACATGAACTTTCTTTATGACGGATTGGAGTGGGGAAAAGAGAAAAGTAATAAATTGTACTTTTTATTTCCTAAGGCTAAAGGGAATGTATTCTTGACTGAACAATGACTTGATTTAGTTTTTAGAGAAAAGTCTGTTGAAATGCACATGTCACCTGTGCTGTAGAGACGTGGATTGCAGAAGTCAGCAGAAATATCTGTTTAATATCCACACAGCTTCATTTTATATTGAACAGAATTCAGCAAATAACTACATTTGCACAACGTACAATTAATGCAATGATTTACTTTGgataaattaaacaaacattaatattgaataaaattataatcaagtacctCACATGAACTTTAGTTCAAAATAACTGTACTTTAAagcattacaaaatattatttaaacattattattaaagtaatacTTGTGCATttgatcacactttattttaacgtccaattctcactattaattatctattaactattacttttgtctcaataaactcctaatttgctgcttattaatagctaGTAGGATAGttgtattgggtaggattagggatgtacaaaatatgaaaatatgcttttagtattaataaacagccaatatattgTAAGTATATAGTAAGAATTGTTCCGTAAACCAAGGCATTACcatgcttttttcttttaaatgtccttatgtgttttaataaaatgaaagtgaaagtggacTCTTTTTAGGTACATTTATGTTGCCTTTTAATTCAATAGTTCATTtgcaagtacattttttttatacttttaagatttgaagatcactacaagtgcacattcaattcaGTTAAGCTCACTTCTTTTTCATGATGCTGTACATAATTTTAATTGGATTTTGACcgcattttaattaatattgtaaaattctTGTAACATGTAAGATGTCTGTGTTAATagtcattgaaaaaaaattaattgcttcaaaaggttcttcacagcaatgccatagaaaaaacatttttggttccacaaagatccatacagtcaaaggttctttaaagaaccatatctttctttcctttttataatccaaagaaccttttaccacaaagaaccttttgtgaaacagaaagattctttatggaatcatttagacaaaaaagtTCTTCTTCGTgaaacacctttatttttaagagtgtattgcTATAAAAAGGCAATTAGCATTTTGGAATGTAACTCTGGAACCATAACTgctagaatataaatatattttttaatactttaatgctataattaataaaattttcacaccattttcaaaaataaaatataaaattaactaaaaaaaggcaattgtgataaaaaaaaaaaaaaaattaccggaAGAAGTTTGATTAATTGGTGCTCACCTGCTCATCTGTTATTAACAGTGTCTGCCCTTCTTGACTCAACTTCATCTCCAGGACTCTCTGTTGCCATCTCAATAAGATCCCTTCCAACACAGCCCTCCTGATCCAATAAATAAGTGGAGACATTCCTCTAATAGTTCTGGAAGGCTCAACCACTGATAAGGAGTGACGTCATACGTCcaaatcattttttgtttttttaactttggccatgtttagcaggAGAACATTGTAAACAGTGTAAAGTGAGGTATAAagtctttaacagtgtaaataactcaaaatgcatgaaatagcattagagCCACCCGCCCACCATATTAAAGCTTAAACATACAACATAGACACAGATTTAACTGCTGTCACACATAACATGTCTTATATCTTTAACTTAAACAAAGCACATAATAAAGAAACCAAAACATGGACTTCTTTCCAATGAGATACCAATGGTTATATAATATGCATTCTGTATATCAATTTGCTTactgaatatttcattttttcaagcagacatattttgacattttagacACATCAATCAAAgggcagtgagtgattttctcacagtttatttttgtttgattaacattatgAACACTGACAACAGTTCATGATCACTTAAGTCAAAACTGAGTGTGTTTGCATGAGTACTCATCAAAACGGACTGTTTGATATCATTCTGTGTACTTCTCCATTCATGTTCAGTAAGATGTGAAAGAGAACTGAATTCAGTGTTGTGTGCTGGAGAAGTGCTTTTCTGTGTGAGTGATACAGATGTGTGTGCTCAGAAAACCGGACTGAATTGAGTACTCTTTCTGTCTCATCACACTTCCTCTAATTTATAGTATCTCTGCCACAACAAAGACTTACCAAAAGGTAAGACTTGCCACTCAAAGCTCAGATCTTTTAATTTGTCTCCATAGGAAGTGCATGATAATAATTAGTTACATTCGTTAAATTTTAATCTTGCTTTTCTGAATACTCAAAGCGCTTTACTTGGAAGGGTGGACTCTCCTTAACTACCACCAATGTGCATCATCCACCtggacggcagccatattgcactAGAATGcaatgtgaacacacaccagCAACTGGCAAATTTGGCCCCAATGCTGGGGTTACacacctactttttttttttaaggacatcctgggatttttaatgaccacagagagtctgAACCTCGGTTTAACATCTTATTCGAAAGATTTTTGACAGCATAGTCCCCATTACTATATTGGGGCATtaccacacagaccacagggtgagcccCCCCCCTGCTGGCATCACTAATACCTCTTCTAGCAGCAACCTAGATTTAGCAGGAGGTTTCCCATCCACTAACCAAGCTCAACCCTGCTAAGCTTTAGTGGGCAGCCTGTCTTTGGTTACAGGTGATAAGGCTGACGGATAGTTTTGGCTGTAGATGAACTTGGTAAAACATGGTAAAACTGCTACAGGATATTGTctgacacacagcagcacaccaAGCAAAAATGGTCCAAGTAAAGGACCAGGAAGGAAGATTGTCCCTGAAACTGGAACAAACAGTTAAACACAATCCTGTCTTTACTATAATGGTTTAGCATATTGactgaacgcaatagtaaatcgagggaacgcaaaaGTAATCGTCTGCAAGgcttagtacattgagggaacaaattagtaaatcgtgtgcacaaattatttattttttcttgcatgtcatgtgcggggcttcATAGAAATATTTAACTCGAGAAAGTTTGGTCATTAGATAATATAACATGGGCATGAGTAAGGGTTGGCCCGTTGCATAGGCGAAATAGGCAATGCTAGGGGCACCCAAATTAGTTATGAGGGAAGGGATTTGTTGAAACTGTGGTAACTAATTATTGTTAAACAACATTTGTCTCACATTTCAGATGAATGTCATGTTTTTGAATTTTCATGTGGactagatgtttttttttgttgttgttttttaacaaagGACGATAAACTCCGTTTATATAAATCTCCGTGTACGTGTGGACTAGGCCAAGTTTTGACCTCATTGGCGTTCCATACAGGATGTGTCACGTTAGTGTTGATGTGACGTCAGATGTTTCGTAGGCAATCAAAATGAAGGCACACACGCGGTAGATCTGGCCATACCTCGTAGCCGAACACACGACAATGCATGAAACTAACGTTAAACCCGGCGCAACATTTATTTGTTCGTTTCCCGACTGTCATGCGTCGTACAACAAAGCGTGGAAGCTAGAAGCGCATCTCTGTAAACACACAGGAGAGGTAAGTCAGGCGCAGGCCAACACGTGAGCGTATAGCTAATGTTACATTTCATATAACGTTAAATGAAACCTTTCTGTTTTATTTGCGCATGTATGATGATTTCAAATCGGTCAACACGGCTGTCAGAGGTTTGATATGAACGATAACTTTACTTATTGATTGATTGCAGAGGCCTTATAAGTGCGAGGATAGCGGGTGCGGGAAATCATTCTGCACAAAATACCATCTCGCGCGCCATAAGCTGACACACACCGGCGACAGACCTTacacgtgagtgtgtgtgtgtgagagagagatagagagtgagagagctCGTGTTTAATAGAATAGTAAAGTGTCATTTCTCGCGCTATGTTGACAGATGCACGGAGGACGGATGCAACGAAGGTTTCACCACAAACTCCAACttgaaaaaacatatttcacGTATTCACAGACAAGAGACAAAACAATACATAGTAAGTAAATGTAACTGCATCTAGCCACAAAAAATTCCATGCATTTCTGAGTACTGAATTAAATGTCTACACTCAAATGTAAAGATGGTTATATTCAGATATATTTAAACTCCCTTTTGCTGGAAAACAGTGGCATGCGCAACAAACCTGAGATATACAAACAAGTAGCAGCTAATACTTCAGCTGTCATCTGAAATTGTATTACCATAAAGTAATATTAAGggtgtatattatatatgtgatttttgtTGATTTCATTGTTCTAATACTGTTTTTGTTCCCCAGTGTACATTCGAAGGATGTGGCAAAGCATTCAAGAAAAACAACCAGCTGAAATCCCATGAGTGTGCGCACACAGAGCTGCTTCCTTTCTTGTAAGACCTTTTACACCGGTTTGTCTTGCGCTAACTCTCTTTCAGTAAACTAGCATAATAAAACACTTGATTTCAGCTGATGTCCTGTACACTGCAATGTTTCTGATCCTCAGGTGTACACATGAAGGCTGCGGGAGACGCTTTTCACAACGTGGGAAACTGAAGCGCCACGAGAAGGTACACAAAGGTACGTCCTCCGCTTGTTCTGTCATACAAGTATTATATAGTATAAGCCTATATATAAGTACTCTGATCGCATACAGTGGCTTTGTGAGGCGTAACAAGTACAAATATCACCATATTTGATCAGAACACAAGATTGTAGTAGTTTTTTGTCTCTTTAATTAATCAGATGTGCATGGTATTAACATTCATACTGACATAACTTTGCAGGTTATTCTTGCACTGAGGAGGGTTGCTCGTTTGTGGGAAAGAACTGGACGGAGATGACAAACCACAAAAAAATTCATATAGGTAACCCTATGTGTTTTTCTGAATGTAAATAGCGTAGCCTTACAGAAAGTTACAGAATATAACTTTGgttattgttgtgtgtgtgtgtgtgtgtgtgtgtgttcagtcagGGTACAGTGTGATCAGTGTCAGAAAACATTCAGGGACAGCTGGTTCCTGAAGCAGCATCAGCATGTTCACTCTGAGGAGCGTGTGGTGTATCACTGTCCCAGAGATGGATGTTCACGCTCGTACACCACTGCCTTCAACCTGCAGAGCCACATACTGTCCTTCCACGAGGAGCAGCGCTGCTTCATCTGCGCTCACCCCGGCTGCGGCAGGTCCTTTGCCATGAAGGTAGCCGTGCTTTCCCATCATCACAGATTTGAAGGATCTGCCTCACTAACTACTAGGGCTGTCACGATTCCTCAATTCAGTTCGAATacttgatcaaaaaaataaaataaaataaaatgcttgatTTTGCCCGTGTCGCGTGATCGGCAAAATTCCAGAAGTGGTGCATTCTGAAATGCGTTATTAGACCGTCTTCCAAGACCATGTGATATATTagacccattttaaaatcatgatAAAGCATCATGCTATTATGAATTCACAGACACTACGattcagttaaataaaaatatgcgaTGCGTCTAAGAGTGGCTCCATTttacagtaaatgctgctccacacaaactgTTAACATTTACATGCGTCTCAAACTCCATCTTGTGCATATTGCTGTGAGTTCAGGTTTATTATAACGTTCATCTGGGAACGCAATGTGCACCACTTCATCAGATTTATAAGGTAAATCATTTAGAAACCCATGCAAACACAGGAGAATACATCAGTATCTTTCTCGATATGCGAACTGTTCATCGTGATTTCAGAATAAGTTAACACAAAGTGGCTGTAGTATATCAGTCGTAAACAAATGGCCAAATGTTAAAGATTAAGTggactttttaattaaatgtttactcAAAATTAAACAAGTATTTGATCGtgttttgttcaataaaaccatATGATAACTTGCTTTTGATTCTTTATTTGAACTAATAATTATTGCCTCATTGCTATTATATATGTTTTCTAAGTAATTTTAAAGCCTATTTTTCGCTTTGGTctatttttattaccacaaaaaaaaaattgtgatttacTCGATTAATCGTCAGAATAATCGTCAGATTACTTGAgtaccaaaataatcattagtgacGGCACTACTAACTACATTTCTATCCAAGgatttattttttgcacaaaCAAAAAGAGGTTTTAAAATTCAACAGAGCTGACTGAAATGCTAATTATAGATAAAATTAAGACAACAAGGACTTTACGAAAAgtgcttttattattttcatcttGTAACTCGACATTGTCGTCTGATTTTATAAGCATTTCCTAATTTGATAATCTTttgataatcttttttttttttttttttgctacagcaAAGTTTACTGCGCCATGGTGTGATGCATGATCCTGAAAAGAAACAGGTAACTACTTGTAGTATTTATTACTGATCAGCAGAAACTGACTTTTAGTCTTTAGGTTGTAATTGAAGGGGTTGATGAAAACAGGTATTTAAAACGTTTTAAAGTTGAAAATAAGTGCTCTTATCGTCTCTTTCAGTTGAAACCCCGTCCGAAGCGCTCCCTGGCGTCCCGTCTGAGTGGCcacaaaccaaaaaacaaacgTCTAAAGAAAACTTCAAATCCAGATGATTCTTCGGTGCcacaaatcaaccaatcagaaacgaCCATGAATCCGCAATTAATTGGTCAGTTGCATTCTCTCAGCTCTGAAAGCAGTACATTTCCAGACCCAGACTTCCCAGAAACCCCCCAGAGTTTCATAAGTCCTGATTTAGAGCCCATTCAATCAAAAAGTGCTGTCAGCGAAACAAAATCCATTTATTCTGAGCTCAGTGACGCTGCAGATCCAGTGGTTCACCTCCTTGAGCCGCTCTTAGTGTAGAGTCATATTCCACTGAACCACAAAACAACGTTTGTTCCAAAGCAAACATACCACTGCAGAAAAATACACGTTTGTACTGAAACTTGCATGTTTTATTGTTGCTTCAAGTCGTTCGGTTCCTCTGTGGAGGAGGTACAAAGAGATGCTGGTGTCTcaggttttcatttcttcttcgaaGTCTCTGCTCCCTTTTTCTGCAGTTCTTTAGCAGAAGCAAGCCGAGGGACAGCACGAACCACAGACGGTTTCCATACAAACCCCGCAGGCACTGATACCCTCTCCACCGTTTGCTTTAAGACTTTGACCTGCTTCGGGGGAAAAAATGAAGAAGATACTGAAGTCTGCTGTGCTCATTTAATAGTAAATGTAACCGTTTTGTTGGTTGTAAGTTGACATTTATACAATGaatttgtgtataaataaactAATAGCATGTAAACTTGGATCAAGCGTTTCGGGGTCAATTCAAGTTAAGATTTTTGACAGCATCCATGATCAAgttcataataataaatcatgATTTTACAAGACATCGTGGTGGAACAAACGTCATCATTCTGAAAGTATTGCCACAAGACTTGACCACATATTAGACGACTAAATTACTAGTAATGCTAAATAAATACTTTCATCAGTAAAGCCGTGAGCCAGAAATGTATTCTCGCAGGTAAAAGGATAATATACACAAACATAGACGGGACGTGCTTTTGAACAATGTACTGATTTACTAATCAAATGCAAATGAAAGGTGCATTTACTCAAAACCCACAGTAACACAAGTAGAGACGCTTCCTCCGTTGTTATTATTGTGGATTCTGGTGAATTACGCTCCTTCAGACCGAAGCTACTCACACTGGATCATGAGAAACCAACGGAGAAAGCGGAATCAGTCGAGTGAATCTGGGTCATAAACACTCATTTTGCCCAGAAAACATGAAGGCGAATGACTTTTCTGACTGATAAACGACTCTTGGCATCACACCGAACGCACCGCTGCggtttatattataatgtttgtgtttgttcagaAATAACTTAACATATTTGGATTTGTTGCGCTAGCCTTGCATCAGGGTTGCCATCTCTCACTCGTGTAAATCTCACGCCAAAGTGACAGTCCTGCTTGCAATATGAAACAAAGTCACAGTTTACTAAATTCtaacaataaataccattttggCGCACTTCGTGTAGCGCTTCAATTAAAGCCAGAGCCAATTAAAAACAGGAGTTTTGACTAGCTTTGATCTCCATGGAACAACACACACCTGAATGGGTTTAAGGAGGTAGACGACAGCTTCATTACACAGGTATTTGCAGCAATTTGGGTAGGCCTAAACAGTACAGGATATAACGCATTGATTATTATGTTGATGACATTTAcaggatcattttttttttc
The sequence above is drawn from the Carassius auratus strain Wakin chromosome 5, ASM336829v1, whole genome shotgun sequence genome and encodes:
- the gtf3aa gene encoding general transcription factor IIIAa, giving the protein MHETNVKPGATFICSFPDCHASYNKAWKLEAHLCKHTGERPYKCEDSGCGKSFCTKYHLARHKLTHTGDRPYTCTEDGCNEGFTTNSNLKKHISRIHRQETKQYICTFEGCGKAFKKNNQLKSHECAHTELLPFLCTHEGCGRRFSQRGKLKRHEKVHKGYSCTEEGCSFVGKNWTEMTNHKKIHIVRVQCDQCQKTFRDSWFLKQHQHVHSEERVVYHCPRDGCSRSYTTAFNLQSHILSFHEEQRCFICAHPGCGRSFAMKQSLLRHGVMHDPEKKQLKPRPKRSLASRLSGHKPKNKRLKKTSNPDDSSVPQINQSETTMNPQLIGQLHSLSSESSTFPDPDFPETPQSFISPDLEPIQSKSAVSETKSIYSELSDAADPVVHLLEPLLV